GCTCGTCTCGCTGCTGCACGAATCGGGGCAGCTCGTGCTGATGGGTGGACTCGCGACCGAGCGCGACGCTTTGATCGCGCTCGAGTGCAACGTCGACTTCGTGCAAGGCAGCTATTTCGCCGGGCCGAGCGCCGAGCCGGCGGAGCCGCAGGCGGCGGCGGGACTCATCGATGCTTTGTCGGCGGCCTTGCGCAAGCGCATCGCAGCGCGCGAGCGCGTTCAGGCTCAACGCCTCGCGCCGTACGTGAAGTCGCTCGATGAGGCGTGCTCGCGTTTCGTCGCGGGCACGCCGGTCGAGACGGCATGCGACGCGTTGCTCGCGCTGCCCGATACGGCGCGCTGCTTCGTGCTCGACGCGCAGGGACGGCAGATCGGCGACAACGTCGTGCCGAGCGGGCGCGTCTCGCGGCGCGCGAAACGCTTTCGGCCGCTGCTGCATTCGGAAGGCGCGAACTGGGCCCATCGTCCTTACTTCATCGAGGCTGTTCGCGCTCCGGGGCCCGTGCACGTCACCGCGCCGTATCTCTCGCTCAACGAAGCGCACTTGTGCGTGACGGCATCGATTGCCGCGCAAACGGTGCATGGGCTGCAGGTGCTTTGCGTCGATATCGATTGGGAAGCTGCGTCGCATCGACGATGAGGGGATTGGCGGGAAGCGGTGATGCGCAGGCGCAATGCGTCGAAGGCTTGAAGAAAAACTGCATCGCGCGGTGTCGCGGTTCGCGCCAGGAAGAATTCGACAAAAAGGAACGGCCGAATCAGATCGTCAGGCGGCAGACGTTCGTCGACGAGACGAAGGAAGATAAGAATCCGAGGGGAAGACGTCGGCGCTCAGGCTGTGCAGGCGCTTGCCGTCGACTGGGGCTTGGCGATCCGTGCCAGCAATCGCGCAATCGCACGCGATCCAAAGCGGCAGTTGAGCTCGTCCACCTCGGCGCCGCCCGTCG
The sequence above is a segment of the Trinickia acidisoli genome. Coding sequences within it:
- a CDS encoding sensor domain-containing phosphodiesterase is translated as MSMIELDPPGFQPPRSVADDAGSRRTVAYGGYTVFSVFQPVFSVSHRRAIGYHASLRAHEEQGRQVPSRDVFAQAARRGDLLELGRLAESLHLGNFSAIDGHDEWLFLSLHPAALMDTSYGDALLANLKTLGLSPQRVVLEVPEQAGGETGRFAEIVDGLRKSGFLIALGGFGAKHSNIDRVWHLHPDIVSLDRGILAQASEHSHFERVLPGLVSLLHESGQLVLMGGLATERDALIALECNVDFVQGSYFAGPSAEPAEPQAAAGLIDALSAALRKRIAARERVQAQRLAPYVKSLDEACSRFVAGTPVETACDALLALPDTARCFVLDAQGRQIGDNVVPSGRVSRRAKRFRPLLHSEGANWAHRPYFIEAVRAPGPVHVTAPYLSLNEAHLCVTASIAAQTVHGLQVLCVDIDWEAASHRR